The following are from one region of the Silene latifolia isolate original U9 population chromosome 9, ASM4854445v1, whole genome shotgun sequence genome:
- the LOC141599315 gene encoding glycine-rich RNA-binding protein 2-like, translating into MGDVEYRCFVGGLAWATNEESLGNAFTKFGSVTEAKIINDRETGRSRGFGFVTFETEDAMNSAIEGMNGQDLDGRQITVNQAQSRGSGGGGGGRGGGGGGYGGGGNRGYGGGGGGYGGGGDRYGGGGGGGYGGRREGGGGGYGGGGGGYSRGGNSDGNWRN; encoded by the exons ATGGGGGATGTTGAATACAGATGCTTCGTCGGCGGTCTTGCATGGGCCACCAATGAAGAATCCTTGGGTAACGCCTTCACCAAATTCGGCAGTGTCACTGAAGCTAAG ATCATCAACGATCGTGAGACAGGAAGATCAAGAGGATTTGGATTCGTCACCTTCGAAACTGAAGACGCAATGAATTCTGCGATCGAGGGGATGAACGGACAAGATCTCGACGGACGTCAGATCACCGTCAACCAAGCACAATCACGTGGATCAGGCGGCGGCGGCGGTGGACGCGGCGGAGGTGGCGGTGGATACGGTGGAGGAGGTAACCGTGGATACGGAGGTGGAGGTGGTGGATACGGTGGAGGAGGTGACCGTTACGGAGGAGGTGGCGGCGGTGGATATGGTGGTCGCCGTGAAGGTGGCGGTGGAGGATACGGTGGAGGTGGAGGCGGTTACTCACGTGGAGGTAACTCCGACGGTAACTGGAGGAATTAA